In a genomic window of Pokkaliibacter sp. MBI-7:
- a CDS encoding ABC transporter substrate-binding protein — MTGQYRAVLPRLQRCLLATVAVTLCWLGSQSAVADSPDDKAPTLGSAPYGATDPFTANAGDDKPHDTGKQDEGNWLFIKGSTDKSAIFPLIRAFQEQHPSIQVRYEEVLSPQLYMDFRSEYLHRATTTDIIISSAMDLQAKLINDGYARPYDSANTDDLPDWAKWRHEGFGFAFEPLVMVYNKAAFKDQTLPRTHEELATQLREQPALYQQKVGTYDIRLSGVGYMLFTQDAVHSSINGRLLESLGRADVQTYCCTSLILDAVASGKLILGYNVLGSYSLSRALQDPRLGVIVPSDYTLAMSPIALISKKASSPKLAQQFIDFLLSVEGQNDIASHSGLISLLGDGPRSANGIRLNYESSYHPISLGLGLLVYLDQMKRNRFLHEWESVIQPGSMIQALTNSDELP; from the coding sequence ATGACAGGGCAATATCGTGCTGTTTTACCGCGCCTGCAGCGCTGCCTGCTGGCGACTGTTGCAGTGACGCTATGCTGGCTCGGCAGCCAGAGCGCTGTGGCGGATTCACCGGATGACAAGGCGCCCACTCTGGGCAGCGCACCTTATGGCGCCACAGACCCTTTCACCGCCAATGCCGGCGATGACAAACCCCATGACACCGGTAAGCAGGACGAAGGGAATTGGCTGTTTATCAAGGGTTCTACCGACAAATCGGCGATTTTCCCGTTAATTCGGGCCTTTCAGGAACAGCACCCTTCAATACAGGTTCGCTACGAAGAAGTGCTGTCACCTCAGCTGTATATGGATTTTCGCAGTGAATATCTGCACCGGGCGACCACCACCGACATCATCATCAGCTCGGCCATGGACCTGCAGGCCAAACTGATCAATGACGGCTATGCCCGCCCCTATGACTCGGCCAATACTGACGATTTGCCCGACTGGGCCAAGTGGCGGCACGAGGGCTTTGGCTTTGCTTTCGAGCCACTGGTGATGGTCTACAACAAAGCGGCCTTCAAAGATCAGACGCTACCGCGCACCCATGAAGAACTGGCCACCCAGTTGCGCGAGCAACCCGCGCTCTACCAGCAGAAAGTGGGTACCTATGACATACGCCTGTCCGGCGTCGGCTACATGCTGTTTACCCAGGATGCCGTGCACTCCAGCATCAACGGCCGCCTGCTGGAGAGCCTTGGCCGTGCTGATGTACAGACGTACTGCTGTACCAGCCTGATACTCGATGCGGTCGCCTCCGGCAAACTGATCCTCGGCTACAACGTGCTGGGCTCCTACTCCCTCAGCCGGGCCCTGCAGGACCCACGACTGGGCGTGATCGTTCCGTCCGACTACACCCTGGCCATGAGCCCTATCGCCCTGATCTCGAAAAAGGCCAGCTCACCCAAACTGGCGCAGCAGTTCATCGACTTTCTGCTGTCCGTCGAAGGTCAGAACGACATTGCCAGTCACAGCGGCCTGATCAGTCTGCTCGGCGATGGCCCTCGCTCGGCCAATGGTATCCGGCTCAATTATGAGTCCAGCTATCATCCCATCAGCCTGGGACTCGGGTTACTGGTGTATCTTGACCAGATGAAACGCAACCGCTTCCTGCACGAGTGGGAAAGTGTCATCCAGCCGGGCAGCATGATTCAGGCGCTGACCAACAGCGATGAGCTGCCCTAA
- a CDS encoding TetR/AcrR family transcriptional regulator codes for MVTTDNKSQTKTERDQQRRELILDAAQHHVVELGFHRTSMAMIAESSGLSVGQIYRYFANKEAIIAALVERMTNQRLQWMELEKGWLKPVEWNESSMAPARIADADRALLLEIQAEAARNPAIAEISYQAHLTLQAKAVSLLRKAFPGVNDDYLKLIVELRATLIQGMMLRRYDARDMDQGKMTRFCLELMLRLLNDPLDTPPH; via the coding sequence ATGGTTACAACAGATAACAAGAGCCAGACTAAGACAGAAAGGGACCAGCAACGCCGCGAGCTGATTCTCGATGCGGCGCAGCATCATGTTGTTGAGCTGGGTTTTCATCGTACCAGTATGGCCATGATCGCAGAATCGTCGGGCCTCAGTGTCGGGCAGATTTACCGTTACTTTGCAAACAAGGAGGCCATTATCGCTGCGCTGGTGGAGCGTATGACCAATCAGCGTCTGCAATGGATGGAGCTGGAAAAAGGCTGGCTGAAGCCGGTGGAGTGGAATGAAAGCAGCATGGCGCCAGCCCGTATCGCCGATGCTGACCGGGCGCTGCTGCTGGAAATTCAGGCCGAGGCGGCGCGTAATCCGGCCATTGCCGAGATTTCCTATCAGGCCCATCTGACCCTGCAGGCCAAGGCGGTCAGTCTTCTGCGCAAGGCTTTTCCCGGGGTTAATGATGACTACCTGAAACTGATCGTCGAGCTACGCGCCACCCTGATTCAGGGCATGATGCTGCGCCGCTATGACGCGCGGGATATGGATCAGGGCAAGATGACCCGATTTTGTCTGGAGCTTATGCTCAGGCTGCTGAACGACCCGCTGGATACGCCGCCACACTGA
- a CDS encoding efflux RND transporter periplasmic adaptor subunit codes for MKYLSTMAGLILLPLALAGCQKEEVAQQQQQRTPEVGYITLSTSEVPLKTELQGRTVASTTAEVRPQVSGIVEKRLFEEGSEVSKGQLLYQIDDSSYKATYNEARADLLNAEATVRSAKLKDQRYAALAKSEGVSKQDADDAHAAYLETVASVEKYKAAVESARIDLDHTQVKAPIAGRIGISSVTEGALVTADQDTALATIRSLNPIYVDLTQSSKEVLKLRQTLKRSGVSSGNTEVSLQLEDGSTYDSKGTLTVREVAVDESTGSVTLRAQFPNDDDLLMPGMFVRAVLDEAVDTQAMLVPQRGVARDARGNATALVIKDDGTVEQRQVTTDRSIGDKWLITQGLSAGDKLIVEGTGKVAAGQKVKSVEVELAADGSVTDKAADASRVANQGAADQDKGAM; via the coding sequence ATGAAATACTTATCTACGATGGCTGGGCTGATCCTTCTGCCTCTTGCTCTGGCTGGCTGCCAGAAAGAGGAAGTAGCACAACAGCAACAGCAGCGCACCCCGGAAGTCGGTTATATCACCCTCAGCACCAGTGAAGTCCCACTGAAAACAGAATTACAGGGCCGTACTGTTGCCTCCACCACGGCCGAAGTTCGCCCTCAGGTCAGCGGCATTGTGGAGAAGCGCCTGTTTGAAGAAGGCTCAGAGGTCAGTAAAGGCCAGCTGCTGTATCAGATTGATGATTCCAGCTACAAAGCAACCTATAACGAGGCCAGGGCCGACCTGCTCAACGCCGAAGCAACCGTGCGCTCGGCCAAGCTGAAAGATCAGCGTTATGCCGCACTGGCCAAATCTGAAGGGGTGTCCAAACAGGATGCTGATGATGCTCATGCAGCCTATCTGGAAACTGTCGCCAGCGTGGAGAAATACAAAGCCGCGGTAGAAAGCGCCAGGATCGATCTGGATCATACCCAGGTGAAAGCGCCCATCGCCGGCCGCATTGGTATTTCCTCTGTCACCGAAGGCGCACTGGTGACTGCCGATCAGGACACCGCCCTCGCTACCATCCGCTCTCTCAATCCGATTTATGTCGATCTGACTCAGTCCAGCAAAGAAGTGCTGAAATTGCGTCAGACCCTCAAGCGCTCAGGTGTCAGCAGTGGTAACACCGAAGTCAGCCTGCAGCTGGAAGACGGCTCGACCTATGACAGCAAAGGCACGCTGACAGTGCGTGAAGTGGCGGTTGATGAGTCCACAGGCTCAGTAACACTGCGCGCCCAGTTCCCCAATGATGATGATTTACTGATGCCCGGCATGTTCGTGCGTGCCGTGCTGGATGAAGCGGTGGATACCCAGGCCATGCTGGTGCCCCAGCGGGGAGTGGCTCGTGATGCCCGTGGCAATGCCACCGCACTGGTGATTAAAGACGACGGCACGGTGGAACAGCGGCAGGTCACCACTGATCGCTCCATCGGTGATAAATGGCTGATTACTCAGGGCCTGTCCGCTGGCGACAAGCTGATTGTCGAAGGTACAGGCAAGGTTGCCGCCGGTCAGAAAGTGAAAAGTGTGGAAGTCGAACTGGCCGCCGACGGCTCAGTGACTGACAAGGCCGCCGATGCCAGCAGGGTCGCCAATCAAGGCGCGGCCGATCAGGACAAAGGAGCGATGTAA
- a CDS encoding efflux RND transporter permease subunit — protein MLARFFIDRPVFAWVISIIIMLSGLAALFTLPVAQYPDVAPPTVKISTTYTGASAETVENSVTQVIEQELTGIDGLLYFTSSSSSSGKASIDVTFEQGTNADTAQVQVQNKVSQITSRLPESVQSQGVTVAKSQSDFLLIAAVYDKTDKATHYDISDYISSNISDSIARLEGVGSVQVFGSQYAMRIWLDPTKLAAYDLMPSDITSALESQNAQVAAGNIGGMPTTDVQELNATVTAQSMLTTPEQFRNIIIKHDTSGADVKLGDVATVELGAESYNYVPRLNGHPASGIAVMLAPGANAMSTAERVKSTISALQKNMPQGYEIAYPKDSTQFIRISIEEVVKTLFEAIALVVVVMFVFLQSWRATLIPAIAVPVVLLGTFGVLSVFGYSINTLTMFGMVLSIGLLVDDAIVVVENVERVMHEEKLSPRAATIKSMGEISSALIGIAVVLSAVFLPMAFFGGSTGVIYRQFSITIVSSMALSVIVALTLSPTLCASILKPSDHAARKGFFGWFNRNFDRMTNRYEGRVSRTVRQPVRWMIVYGLIVGALAVLMLRLPTGFLPEEDQGEGMIQINLPTGASIKRTMAVADDVKNYFLTDEKDNVNALFTISGFNFSGAGQNAAMAFVAYNDWDSRPGEANTAAAISQRAMKNLSSVRDASIFAMSPPAIRGLGQSNGFTFELQAAPGTSRADFEKLKNQLLAAARKDDKLSGIRLGSLSDTPQLKINIDSAKATSLGLSLSDVTSTLSTAWAGSYVNDFVDNGRVKKVYVQGDAQYRSSPDDLKHWFVRTSDDTSMTPFSAVSSVEWTSGPQTLSRFNGLSSYEIQGAGATGVSSGEAMNEMQKLADALPEGTTYTWSGLSYQERQSSGQSSLLYAVSILVVFLCLAALYESWSVPFSVIMVIPLGVIGAALAATLRGLENDIYFQVALLTTIGLSSKNAILIVEFAEAAYQRGADQFAAAVEGAKLRLRPILMTSLAFIFGTLPLAVSTGAGANSRISIGSGIVGGTITATVLAVILVPLFFVLIRRLFPKRKRVEDDDAGQSATSLPPHTADVTGA, from the coding sequence ATGCTAGCTCGCTTCTTTATTGATCGCCCGGTCTTTGCCTGGGTGATCTCGATTATCATCATGCTTTCGGGGCTGGCCGCGCTGTTCACCCTGCCCGTTGCCCAGTATCCGGATGTAGCACCGCCGACCGTCAAGATCTCCACCACCTACACCGGCGCCTCGGCCGAAACCGTCGAAAACAGCGTCACCCAGGTGATTGAACAGGAGCTGACCGGTATCGATGGTCTGCTGTACTTCACATCCAGCTCTTCATCCTCAGGTAAAGCCTCCATTGACGTGACCTTTGAACAGGGCACCAATGCCGATACTGCGCAGGTACAGGTCCAGAACAAGGTATCGCAGATCACCTCAAGACTGCCTGAGTCCGTGCAGTCACAAGGGGTTACGGTCGCCAAATCGCAATCTGACTTCCTGCTGATTGCGGCGGTCTACGACAAGACCGACAAGGCAACCCACTACGACATCTCCGACTACATTTCCAGCAACATCTCCGACTCCATCGCCCGTCTGGAAGGGGTCGGCAGCGTGCAGGTGTTTGGCTCACAGTACGCCATGCGCATCTGGCTGGACCCCACCAAGCTGGCCGCCTATGACCTGATGCCGTCGGATATCACCTCCGCACTGGAGTCCCAGAATGCCCAGGTAGCTGCCGGTAATATCGGCGGCATGCCCACGACCGACGTACAGGAACTCAATGCCACCGTCACCGCCCAGTCCATGCTCACCACACCGGAACAGTTCCGCAATATCATCATCAAGCACGACACCAGTGGTGCGGATGTCAAACTGGGGGACGTTGCCACCGTTGAGCTGGGAGCAGAGAGCTACAACTACGTTCCCCGGCTGAATGGCCACCCGGCCTCGGGCATCGCGGTAATGCTGGCTCCCGGCGCCAATGCCATGTCCACGGCAGAGCGCGTCAAGAGCACCATCAGCGCGCTGCAGAAAAACATGCCGCAGGGCTATGAAATTGCCTATCCCAAGGACAGCACCCAGTTCATCCGCATCTCCATCGAAGAAGTGGTAAAAACCCTGTTCGAGGCCATCGCACTAGTGGTGGTGGTGATGTTTGTCTTCCTGCAGAGCTGGCGTGCCACGCTGATCCCCGCCATTGCCGTGCCGGTAGTGTTGCTGGGCACCTTCGGCGTGCTGTCCGTGTTTGGCTACTCGATCAACACCCTCACCATGTTTGGCATGGTACTCTCCATCGGTCTGCTGGTGGACGACGCCATCGTAGTGGTCGAGAACGTCGAACGTGTCATGCACGAAGAGAAGCTGTCGCCCCGCGCCGCCACCATCAAGTCCATGGGTGAGATCAGCAGCGCGCTGATCGGTATCGCCGTGGTGCTGTCTGCGGTATTCCTACCGATGGCATTCTTTGGTGGCTCGACCGGCGTTATCTACCGCCAGTTCTCCATCACCATTGTTTCCTCCATGGCCCTGTCGGTAATTGTTGCCCTGACGCTGAGCCCGACACTCTGCGCCTCCATCCTCAAACCCAGTGACCATGCTGCTCGCAAGGGCTTTTTTGGCTGGTTCAACCGCAACTTTGACCGCATGACCAACCGCTACGAAGGCCGTGTCAGCCGCACCGTGCGTCAGCCGGTTCGCTGGATGATAGTCTATGGACTGATCGTCGGTGCGCTGGCGGTACTCATGCTGCGTCTGCCGACCGGCTTCCTGCCGGAAGAAGATCAGGGTGAAGGGATGATTCAGATCAACCTGCCGACCGGCGCCTCGATCAAGCGCACCATGGCGGTGGCAGATGACGTCAAGAACTACTTCCTCACCGACGAGAAAGACAACGTCAACGCCCTGTTCACCATCTCCGGCTTCAACTTCAGTGGCGCCGGACAAAACGCGGCCATGGCCTTCGTCGCCTACAATGACTGGGACTCCCGCCCGGGAGAGGCCAATACCGCCGCCGCTATTTCCCAGCGGGCGATGAAAAACCTGTCCAGTGTGCGTGATGCCAGTATCTTTGCCATGTCGCCCCCGGCCATCCGTGGCTTGGGCCAGAGCAATGGCTTCACCTTTGAACTGCAGGCAGCGCCCGGTACCTCGCGTGCCGACTTTGAAAAGCTCAAGAATCAGCTGCTGGCCGCTGCCCGCAAAGATGACAAGCTCAGTGGTATTCGCCTCGGCTCGCTGAGTGACACACCGCAACTGAAGATCAATATCGACTCGGCCAAAGCCACCTCGCTCGGCCTGTCCCTGTCCGATGTGACCAGCACCCTCAGTACCGCCTGGGCTGGCAGCTACGTCAACGACTTCGTCGACAATGGCCGGGTGAAAAAAGTCTATGTGCAGGGCGATGCCCAATACCGCTCTTCGCCGGATGACCTGAAGCACTGGTTTGTTCGCACCAGCGATGACACCAGCATGACGCCCTTCAGTGCCGTCAGCTCAGTGGAATGGACCAGTGGCCCGCAAACCCTGAGCCGTTTCAACGGCCTGTCGTCCTATGAAATTCAGGGCGCAGGTGCCACCGGTGTCAGCTCCGGCGAAGCCATGAATGAGATGCAGAAACTGGCGGACGCCCTGCCTGAAGGCACCACCTATACCTGGAGTGGCCTGTCCTATCAGGAGCGTCAGTCCAGTGGGCAGTCCAGCCTGCTTTATGCCGTGTCCATTCTGGTGGTATTTCTCTGTCTGGCCGCCCTGTATGAAAGCTGGTCCGTGCCCTTCTCGGTGATCATGGTGATTCCTCTGGGTGTGATTGGTGCAGCACTGGCAGCCACCCTGCGCGGTCTGGAAAATGACATTTACTTCCAGGTGGCACTGCTGACCACCATCGGCCTGTCGTCGAAGAACGCCATCCTGATCGTTGAGTTTGCCGAAGCCGCCTACCAGCGTGGCGCCGATCAGTTTGCCGCCGCCGTGGAAGGTGCCAAGCTGCGCTTACGCCCGATTCTGATGACCTCACTGGCATTTATCTTCGGTACTCTGCCACTGGCCGTATCCACCGGTGCCGGTGCCAACAGCCGGATCTCGATTGGTTCAGGGATTGTCGGAGGTACCATTACGGCCACCGTACTGGCCGTGATTCTGGTACCGCTGTTCTTCGTGCTGATTCGCCGTCTGTTCCCCAAACGCAAGCGAGTGGAAGACGATGATGCCGGGCAGAGTGCGACTTCACTGCCTCCCCATACAGCCGATGTGACCGGAGCCTGA
- a CDS encoding efflux transporter outer membrane subunit, with translation MRKVMFPRLPGSRAFAVLPLLAALAGCSSLAPDYQRPASSVPQSWPQGEAYGQQAAASASQTAAELPWKTFIRDERLQKVIALALENNQDLREALADVAAARATYREQRAAQLPEVDASLSGSRSRSLGSSGISESYEATAGLSSYEIDLFGKTRSLTQAELESYLSSAETARATRITLIGETASAWLTLASDQSLLRLAQDTAENAKRDVDITRQRLKLGVDSRVDVRNAETTYHSARADIASYTTLVAQDRNALELLVGQTVEATLLPDGLPEGTDWLAEVPAGVSSDVLLQRPDVLSAEHDLKAANANIGAARAAFFPSLSLTSTGGLASAALADLFSGGATTIWSLAPSLSLPIFDGGANKAALAYDEAQKDKYVAAYKYAVQTAFKEVADALARRGTIADQLSAEKDLMDAAQDSYNLSFDRYKNGVDSYLDALEAQRTLYSAQQTYISTRLTELDNRVTLYRVLGGGLQE, from the coding sequence ATGAGAAAAGTGATGTTCCCCCGTCTGCCCGGCTCCAGAGCGTTTGCCGTGCTGCCCCTGCTGGCAGCACTGGCAGGCTGTAGCAGTCTGGCACCTGATTATCAGCGCCCGGCCAGCAGCGTGCCGCAAAGCTGGCCGCAGGGTGAAGCTTATGGCCAGCAGGCAGCTGCCAGCGCCTCACAGACTGCGGCAGAGCTACCATGGAAAACCTTTATCAGGGATGAACGCCTGCAGAAGGTGATTGCGCTGGCGCTGGAGAATAATCAGGACCTGCGTGAGGCGCTGGCCGACGTGGCTGCCGCTCGCGCCACTTATCGCGAACAGCGTGCTGCCCAGCTGCCGGAAGTGGATGCCTCCCTGTCAGGCAGCCGCTCGCGCAGCCTCGGCAGCAGTGGTATATCGGAAAGCTACGAAGCCACTGCGGGCCTGAGCTCGTACGAAATCGACCTGTTTGGCAAAACCCGCAGCCTGACGCAGGCTGAGCTGGAGAGTTATCTGTCGTCTGCAGAGACCGCCAGAGCGACCCGCATCACCCTGATTGGCGAGACCGCGAGTGCCTGGCTGACGCTGGCTTCTGATCAGTCACTGCTCAGGCTGGCACAGGACACGGCGGAGAACGCCAAACGTGATGTGGACATTACCCGCCAGCGTCTGAAGCTGGGAGTCGACTCACGGGTCGATGTGCGTAACGCCGAAACCACCTACCACAGTGCCCGCGCTGACATTGCCAGTTACACCACGCTGGTGGCACAGGATCGCAATGCGCTCGAACTGCTGGTGGGCCAGACGGTGGAAGCCACATTATTGCCGGATGGTCTGCCGGAGGGCACAGACTGGCTGGCAGAGGTACCGGCTGGCGTCAGCTCTGATGTGCTGCTGCAGCGCCCTGATGTGCTCTCTGCTGAGCACGACCTGAAGGCAGCCAATGCCAATATCGGTGCAGCCCGTGCTGCCTTCTTCCCCAGTCTGTCACTGACCTCCACCGGTGGGCTGGCCAGTGCTGCCCTGGCGGATCTGTTCAGCGGTGGCGCTACCACCATCTGGAGTCTTGCCCCCAGTCTGTCATTGCCGATCTTTGACGGTGGTGCCAACAAGGCAGCCCTTGCCTACGACGAAGCGCAGAAGGACAAGTATGTTGCCGCCTACAAATACGCAGTACAGACCGCCTTCAAGGAAGTCGCAGATGCACTGGCACGACGCGGCACTATTGCTGACCAGCTGAGTGCTGAGAAAGACCTGATGGATGCAGCGCAGGACAGCTACAACCTGTCGTTCGACCGCTACAAGAACGGTGTAGACAGCTATCTGGATGCGCTGGAAGCACAGCGCACGCTGTACAGTGCCCAGCAGACTTATATTTCCACCCGTCTGACCGAACTGGACAACCGCGTCACCCTCTATCGGGTGCTGGGAGGCGGCCTGCAGGAATAG
- a CDS encoding lysozyme inhibitor LprI family protein: MLRNVNITLTLLMTLWAAGASASCSNAVTTAEMNACAAQDYSTADGELNKVYQQVLKHYADDPAFIDKLKKAQRLWLAYRDAHLASIYPEADASEVYGSSNPMCQSQILARMTRQRTAELQAFLERPEGDVCGYIQP; encoded by the coding sequence ATGCTTAGGAATGTGAACATAACCCTGACCCTGCTCATGACCCTGTGGGCGGCAGGTGCTTCAGCCAGCTGCAGCAATGCTGTGACCACGGCGGAAATGAATGCCTGTGCGGCACAGGACTACAGCACGGCCGACGGAGAGCTGAACAAGGTTTACCAGCAGGTGCTGAAGCACTACGCCGATGATCCGGCCTTTATCGACAAACTGAAAAAGGCTCAGCGTTTGTGGCTGGCCTATCGGGATGCGCATCTGGCGTCGATCTATCCTGAGGCCGATGCCAGCGAGGTTTACGGTTCGTCCAATCCCATGTGTCAGTCACAGATTCTGGCCAGAATGACCCGGCAGCGTACGGCTGAATTGCAGGCATTTCTCGAACGACCCGAGGGCGATGTTTGCGGCTATATTCAGCCCTAA
- a CDS encoding carbon starvation protein A yields MQWFLLGVALLLGGYFIYGKIIERIFGVRPERNTPALVNNDGVDYVPMSTGKVYLVQLLNIAGLGPIFGPILGALYGPTALLWIVFGSIFAGAVHDYFSGMMSVRANGASVPTVVGRELGTAAKHFMNAFAVILLLLVGVVFTLGPAKLLGNLSGTSVPVWVAIIFGYYMLATIVPIDKIIGRFYPLFGALLVFMSVGLLIGLAVSDHPFYASGMTFANLHPDHLPLWPLLFITIACGALSGFHATQSPLMARCVENEKNGRFVFYGAMIGEGVIALIWATLGMSFYQSPEALNATLAAGGPAAVVDEVSRSLLGTVGGVLAILGVVVLPITSGDTSFRAARLILSDFLKFDQKPIARRLLVAIPLFAVGFIISRMDFDVIWRYFGWANQMTAVMMLWAAAAWLKRHGKFHWVCTLPAVFMTGVVNAYLLSAQIGFGLPMSIAGPVGIASSLVVLAWLLLRGRNDKDEVDMPALASSQN; encoded by the coding sequence ATGCAGTGGTTTCTCCTCGGTGTCGCCTTGCTACTGGGCGGCTATTTTATCTACGGCAAGATCATTGAACGTATCTTTGGCGTGCGGCCAGAACGCAACACGCCTGCCCTGGTCAACAACGACGGTGTTGACTATGTGCCGATGTCCACCGGCAAGGTGTATCTGGTGCAGCTGCTCAATATTGCCGGTCTTGGCCCGATTTTCGGCCCCATTCTCGGCGCACTCTATGGTCCGACAGCGCTGCTGTGGATCGTCTTCGGCTCGATCTTCGCCGGTGCGGTACATGACTACTTCTCCGGCATGATGTCGGTGCGCGCCAACGGTGCCTCGGTGCCGACTGTGGTCGGACGTGAGCTGGGGACGGCTGCCAAACACTTCATGAATGCCTTTGCGGTCATCCTGCTGTTGCTGGTGGGTGTGGTATTCACCCTCGGCCCGGCCAAACTGCTGGGGAATCTGTCAGGAACCTCCGTACCGGTGTGGGTGGCGATCATATTTGGCTATTACATGCTGGCCACCATCGTTCCCATCGACAAGATTATCGGCCGCTTTTACCCGCTGTTCGGCGCACTGCTGGTATTCATGTCCGTTGGCCTGCTGATCGGTCTGGCGGTCAGTGATCATCCGTTCTATGCCTCCGGTATGACCTTCGCGAACCTTCACCCGGATCACCTGCCGCTATGGCCGCTGCTGTTTATCACCATTGCCTGCGGCGCGCTGTCCGGCTTCCATGCCACGCAGTCACCGCTGATGGCGCGTTGTGTGGAGAATGAAAAGAACGGCCGTTTCGTGTTCTACGGCGCGATGATCGGTGAAGGGGTGATCGCCCTGATCTGGGCGACGCTGGGCATGTCTTTCTATCAGAGCCCTGAAGCACTGAACGCCACACTGGCGGCTGGCGGTCCGGCGGCGGTAGTGGATGAAGTGTCTCGCTCGCTGCTGGGTACGGTGGGTGGTGTACTGGCCATTCTGGGTGTCGTGGTACTGCCGATTACCTCGGGGGATACCTCTTTCCGTGCTGCGCGTCTGATTCTGTCTGACTTCCTCAAGTTTGATCAGAAACCCATCGCCAGGCGCCTGCTGGTGGCCATTCCGCTGTTTGCCGTGGGCTTTATCATCAGCCGCATGGACTTCGATGTGATCTGGCGCTACTTCGGCTGGGCCAACCAGATGACTGCAGTGATGATGTTGTGGGCCGCTGCTGCCTGGCTGAAACGCCATGGCAAATTCCACTGGGTGTGCACCCTGCCTGCGGTATTCATGACCGGCGTGGTCAATGCCTACCTGCTGTCAGCCCAGATCGGCTTTGGTTTGCCCATGAGTATCGCCGGCCCGGTGGGTATCGCCTCATCGCTGGTGGTACTGGCCTGGCTGCTGCTGCGCGGTCGCAATGACAAGGATGAAGTGGATATGCCTGCTCTGGCGTCGTCGCAGAATTAA
- the btsR gene encoding two-component system response regulator BtsR, translating into MIRALIVDDEPLAREELAALLEEAGSVEVVGEAGNGKDALLQARATQPDVIFLDVDMPGLNGLDVSSLLADPRPLLVFVTAHQEYALTAFEQEALDYLLKPVNPERLARTLKRIQAQGVGEMEPLERLACHQGNRVRLVLPADIDCAYVDLTGTQVQVGGEELHCQLPLKTLESRLPLIRVHRQYLINIDAIRAITQNEGGAEIETRHGARVPVSRRYFKLLKDKFLLPF; encoded by the coding sequence ATGATTCGTGCCCTGATCGTTGATGATGAGCCGCTGGCCCGGGAAGAGCTGGCAGCCCTGCTGGAGGAGGCAGGCAGTGTCGAGGTGGTGGGCGAGGCGGGCAACGGCAAAGATGCTCTGTTGCAGGCCAGGGCAACGCAGCCTGACGTGATCTTTCTGGATGTGGATATGCCCGGGCTGAATGGGCTGGATGTCAGCAGTCTGCTGGCCGACCCGCGGCCGCTGCTGGTGTTTGTTACGGCGCATCAGGAATATGCCCTGACCGCCTTTGAGCAGGAGGCGCTGGATTATCTGCTGAAACCCGTCAACCCTGAGCGTCTGGCACGGACGCTGAAGCGTATTCAGGCGCAAGGTGTGGGAGAGATGGAACCGCTGGAGCGGCTGGCCTGCCATCAGGGCAACCGGGTACGGCTGGTGCTGCCCGCCGACATCGACTGTGCCTATGTCGATCTGACCGGCACACAGGTGCAGGTCGGCGGCGAAGAGCTGCACTGCCAGCTGCCGCTGAAAACGCTGGAGTCGCGGTTGCCACTGATTCGGGTGCATCGGCAGTATCTGATCAACATCGATGCCATCAGGGCGATTACCCAGAATGAAGGCGGTGCCGAAATTGAAACCCGCCACGGCGCCAGAGTGCCGGTGTCGCGGCGCTACTTCAAACTACTAAAGGATAAATTCCTGCTGCCCTTCTGA